Proteins co-encoded in one Pelodiscus sinensis isolate JC-2024 chromosome 9, ASM4963464v1, whole genome shotgun sequence genomic window:
- the TADA1 gene encoding transcriptional adapter 1: MATYVSELEAAKKNLSEALGENVKQYWANLKLWFKQKISKEEFDLEARRLLTQDNVHSHNDFLLAILTRCQILVSAPEGPGPLPWTGGSATKPGKPKGKKKFSSVRQKFDHRFQPQNPLSGAQQFVAKDPQEDDDLKLCAHTMMLPTRGQLEGRMIVTAYEHGLDNVTEEAVTAIVYAVQNHLKDILASVVSRRKAYRLRDGHFKYAFGSNVNPQPYLKNSVVAYNNLIEGPPACLAPSAGQNLASHPAPDDAEQQAALLLACSGDTLPATLPPVNMYDLFEALQVHREVVPAHTVYALNIERIVMKLWHPNHEELQQDKIHRQRLAAKEGLLPC, translated from the exons ATGGCGACCTACGTGAGCGAGCTGGAGGCGGCCAAGAAGAACCTGAGCGAGGCGCTGGGCGAGAACGTGAAGCA ATACTGGGCAAACTTGAAACTTTGGTTCAAGCAAAAGATCAGTAAAGAAGAGTTTGATCTGGAAGCTCGCAGACTCCTCACCCAAGACAATG TCCATTCTCACAATGATTTCCTCCTGGCCATTCTCACCCGGTGCCAAATCTTGGTTTCTGCACCAG AGGGCCCTGGGcctctgccatggacagggggctCTGCGACTAAACCTGGAAAGCCCAAAGGAAAGAAGAAGTTTTCTTCAGTTCGGCAGAAGTTTGAT CACCGATTCCAGCCTCAGAACCCACTGTCGGGAGCCCAGCAGTTTGTGGCAAAGGACCCACAAGAAGATGACGATTTGAAGCTGTGTGCGCATACCATGATGCTTCCGACGCGGGGCCAGCTGGAAGGAAGGATGATAGTGACGGCCTATGAGCACGGGCTGGACAATGTCACCGAAGAGGCAGTGACTGCTATTGTCTATGCCGTGCAG AATCACCTTAAGGATATCCTGGCATCGGTCGTATCCCGGAGGAAAGCCTATCGCCTGAGAGACGGCCATTTCAAATATGCCTTTGGAAGCAACGTGAACCCCCAGCCTTACCTGAAGAACAGTGTCGTTGCCTACAATAATCTAATTGAGGG CCCTCCCgcctgcctggcaccttctgcggGTCAGAATCTAGCTTCCCACCCCGCTCCTGACGATGCGGAGCAGCAGGCTGCTCTCCTCCTGGCATGTTCGGGGGACACTTTGCCAGCTACTCTCCCTCCAGTCAACATGTACGACCTGTTTGAGGCGTTACAG GTGCACAGAGAAGTTGTTCCAGCACATACCGTCTACGCTCTAAACATCGAGAGAATCGTCATGAAGCTTTGGCATCCAAACCACGAGGAGCTGCAGCAAGACAAAATCCATCGCCAGCGCctggcagcaaaggaggggcTGCTACCGTGCTAG